A stretch of the Neptunomonas phycophila genome encodes the following:
- the accB gene encoding acetyl-CoA carboxylase biotin carboxyl carrier protein, whose translation MDIRKVKKLIELLEESNINEIEIKEGEESVRISRASSVVPQMMQMPAMAAPAPAAAPAAPAAPAAVEAPAEAQFNGHVVKSPMVGTFYRSPSPSSPAFIEVGKTVKAGDVICIVEAMKMMNQIEADKSGVIESILVEDGQPIEYDQPLVTIV comes from the coding sequence ATGGACATTCGCAAAGTTAAAAAACTGATCGAACTGCTTGAAGAATCGAACATCAACGAAATCGAAATTAAAGAGGGCGAAGAATCTGTACGTATCAGTCGCGCCTCTAGTGTTGTTCCTCAAATGATGCAAATGCCTGCAATGGCAGCTCCGGCTCCTGCGGCGGCGCCAGCAGCACCGGCGGCCCCTGCAGCTGTTGAAGCTCCAGCAGAAGCTCAATTTAATGGCCATGTTGTTAAGTCACCAATGGTTGGCACATTCTACCGTTCACCATCTCCGAGCTCTCCTGCATTTATCGAAGTAGGAAAAACAGTTAAAGCCGGTGATGTTATTTGTATCGTTGAAGCGATGAAAATGATGAACCAGATCGAAGCCGACAAATCAGGCGTCATTGAGTCGATCTTAGTAGAAGATGGTCAGCCAATTGAATATGACCAACCACTTGTAACGATCGTTTAA